The nucleotide window GTATCGTCGGGCAGCCGAGCAGGGGCATGGAGAAGCGCAGTTCATTCTGGGTCTGCTGTACCGTAAGGGGCGGGGCGTTCCTCAGGACGATGAGGAAGCCGTGAACTGGTACCACAAGGCGGCCGAGGGAGGCCATGTCCAGGCGCAGTGTCTTCTGGGCGTCATGTATCGAAGGGGAAGAAGAGTTCCCCGGGATGACAGGCGCGCCGCGGAGTGGTATCGTCGTGCCGCGGAGCAAAACCACAGGGGAGCGCAGTTCATGATGGGCTGGCTGTACGAAAACGGCTGGGGTGTCCCTCAGGACGACACAGAAGCGGTGAGGTGGTACCGGCTTGCCGCCGAAGATGGGTATCCCGCGGCGCAGTTCAACCTGGGCTGGATGTACGAGAACGGCAGAGGCGTGCCTCAGGACGACAGCCAGGCGGCGGAGTGGTATCGCAAGGCGGCCAGGCAGGATCACGTGGGCGCGAAGTTCAATCTGAACGTCATCTATCGAAAAAATTTATAGCGGCTCTGTGAGCAAAACGCTGAACT belongs to Synergistaceae bacterium and includes:
- a CDS encoding sel1 repeat family protein encodes the protein MTDSLSWDGGEVSQNDEQAFEKCRQAAEEGYAVAQFLLGRFYQKGEVVSQNEELAAEWYRRAAEQGHGEAQFILGLLYRKGRGVPQDDEEAVNWYHKAAEGGHVQAQCLLGVMYRRGRRVPRDDRRAAEWYRRAAEQNHRGAQFMMGWLYENGWGVPQDDTEAVRWYRLAAEDGYPAAQFNLGWMYENGRGVPQDDSQAAEWYRKAARQDHVGAKFNLNVIYRKNL